CAGACATTACTACAATTATATTGTACTTTGTAAAAAAAGAGCCTTTATATAAGCAAACACGGTAATTTTGTTCGATATATCGAAGCAGGAATAGCTGCTAGCAGTCGATGTGCGTATTAAATATGGGGTATCATTAAATAAAATAGTTTAGTTCTAGAAGAGCGGTAAGAGTTTTGCCTTTTACTCGGCGTTAGCTTAGAAAATGGTGGTGTTTTCAGCAAGGGCGAGCTCCAAAGGTTTTACGTTTACATAGAAGAGGTATGAAACCGTGCAGCATCAAGTCAGCCCAGTTATTTCAATTATTGTGACAATTGACAACGAAGGGGAAGCGTTAGGAGAGTGCCTGCAATCGATTTATGATCAAAATTACCGCAATTTCGAATTGCTGATCGTCGATCGAGGCTCGAGTGCGCCTATCCGAAACTTCATCGAAGAGATAGAGAAACGATCGAATCAACGCATCATCAGCGTGGATGCGTTGGCAAGTATGCGGAGTGAGGCTTTGAATAAGGCTATCAGCCTGGCACGCGGTTCATATCTGATGTTTCTAAATGCTGAGGATACGCTGCGATCGGATGCTTTGGATGTGCTTTTGGAATCCGCTGTTCAGCATGAAGGAGATTTAGTATATAGCTCTTCTATGGATTATCATTTTTATGAAGGAAAGAGACGCTCCCGTATCTTTTCAGCGAAAAAGACCTTGAAAGCAACAAATGTGGAAGAGGAGCCATGGCTTCTCCGTAACGCAGGGTTTAGTGAAACCGGTAAGCTTTATTCGAAATCATTTCTCGACGAGAACGATATTCGGTTTGATAGTAGCTACGAAGCTTTCTGTGGGTTTGTGTTTTTGAAGCAATGTCAAGCTTGTTCCAAGGCAACGGTTGCTGACGAGCACCTTTTATACAACAGACTTCTAAATGCAGAAGAGAATGAGTATGATTTCATGATAGGCAGCAAGGCTCTCGGCCTACCACAAGCTGTCGATTCTGTGTGCGACCTATATAGAGCGAAGGGTTTGTATGAATCAGTAAAAAAGGAGCTTTTTGGAAGCGTCAAGCTTCTTTTCACCCGGTTTGCCTTTTCCTGCTTAAACCCCAGGCTCTCTGATTGTCGAGAGCAAGTGTTTGACATGTACTACGACTATATCCGCAACCATGATCCTTCTTGGCGAAGCGGTCTGTGCGTGGCGCGAGCCTTCCCCGGACTTCGTGGAAAATGCCAGCGAAGAGTTTTGTCGAGAAAAGAGACGCTCCGCTCCTTTATGTTTGGCGACCCAAATCGCTTGCACGCCGCACTTGTGCGCAGAACGGGAAGGGTGAGGGCGAAACGAGAGGATAAAGACGAATCGCGTGAAAAGCTCGCTGATTTTAAGCGGCGGGTGCTTGCCGAGACCGGCGCGGACTACCTTTTCACCGTCGTGGTGCCCATATACAACGTCGAGCCATACCTCGAGGAGACGCTCGAGAGCATCGTCTGCCAGACCGTCGGGTTCCGCGAGAACATACAGCTCGTGCTCGTCAACGACGGCAGCCCGGACGGGTGCGGGAGGATATGCGAGAGGTACCTGAGGCGGTACCCCGAGAACGTGGTGTACGTCGAACAGGAGAACGCGGGCGTGAGCGCTGCGTGCAACGTCGGCTTATCGCATGCGCGCGGCGCGTTCGTCAACTTCATGGGCGCCGACGACAAATGGAGCGAGGGAACGTTTGAGGAGGCCGCGGAGTTTTTTAACGAGCATCCAGACGTAACCTTGGTTTCCTACCGCATGGTTTTTTTTGAAGCAGCCGGCGGTGACCACATCCTCAACTTTAAGTATGCAAACGGTACCCAGCTTATCGACATAAGAAAACGTTTTGACTGCCCCCAGATGGAGGGCGGGCCGACGATCATGCTGCGTAGTGCGATTCCCGAAGATGCTTTCCGTGGCGAGTTGGCTTTCCAGGAAGACACGAAACTTGTTTCCAGCATCATATTGACATCTGGCTGCTATGGGGCTTTGTCCAAGTCGACGTATTATTATCGAAAGCGCTTGGCGGCAACGGCGGCTACGGATAGTAGCACGCGAGGGTACGAGTGGCATTTCAACTCGTTGCACGGATGCTTTAACGAACTGATCGAGCTGTCGGAAAAACTCTACGGCGAAGTAATACCATACGTCCAATTTCTTATCATGTACGATCTTCAGTGGCGGTTGGGCTACGATTCGTTTGTATCGAACCTTAGCGACGGTCTCAAAAAGGAGTACACGCAGCTGATGGTCAATCTCTTAAGGTTGACATCCGACCAAGTGATCAATACCCAAAGAAACATTTCTCTTTGCGATAAGCTCTATGCTATGGCATTGCGCCATGGGTTGACATTTGAACAGGCTCAATCCTGCATTGAGGTGATAGGCAAGAATGTTTATTTTCTTCCGCCTATAGCAACCCCTGTCGGGGAGCCTTCGCCGATGACGGCGCTTACAAGCTTAAAAGAGTCAACGAAATCCATCATTCATACAACGGAATTACGCGACAACACCTTGCGTGTCATGGGCACCATAAACTGCCTGCTCCCCATAGACAAGCTTAAGTTAAGAATGGGGGTCGATGAAAAATACGTCGAGATTCCTCTTGTTCAATGGGAGCATACCGGAGGAATAAGCTCGTTTA
Above is a genomic segment from Raoultibacter phocaeensis containing:
- a CDS encoding bifunctional glycosyltransferase/CDP-glycerol:glycerophosphate glycerophosphotransferase gives rise to the protein MQHQVSPVISIIVTIDNEGEALGECLQSIYDQNYRNFELLIVDRGSSAPIRNFIEEIEKRSNQRIISVDALASMRSEALNKAISLARGSYLMFLNAEDTLRSDALDVLLESAVQHEGDLVYSSSMDYHFYEGKRRSRIFSAKKTLKATNVEEEPWLLRNAGFSETGKLYSKSFLDENDIRFDSSYEAFCGFVFLKQCQACSKATVADEHLLYNRLLNAEENEYDFMIGSKALGLPQAVDSVCDLYRAKGLYESVKKELFGSVKLLFTRFAFSCLNPRLSDCREQVFDMYYDYIRNHDPSWRSGLCVARAFPGLRGKCQRRVLSRKETLRSFMFGDPNRLHAALVRRTGRVRAKREDKDESREKLADFKRRVLAETGADYLFTVVVPIYNVEPYLEETLESIVCQTVGFRENIQLVLVNDGSPDGCGRICERYLRRYPENVVYVEQENAGVSAACNVGLSHARGAFVNFMGADDKWSEGTFEEAAEFFNEHPDVTLVSYRMVFFEAAGGDHILNFKYANGTQLIDIRKRFDCPQMEGGPTIMLRSAIPEDAFRGELAFQEDTKLVSSIILTSGCYGALSKSTYYYRKRLAATAATDSSTRGYEWHFNSLHGCFNELIELSEKLYGEVIPYVQFLIMYDLQWRLGYDSFVSNLSDGLKKEYTQLMVNLLRLTSDQVINTQRNISLCDKLYAMALRHGLTFEQAQSCIEVIGKNVYFLPPIATPVGEPSPMTALTSLKESTKSIIHTTELRDNTLRVMGTINCLLPIDKLKLRMGVDEKYVEIPLVQWEHTGGISSFMENNYFCFPSFDVRVPINDHQVVSFELNVAGKWVDSTPVFCRFTFLSTIKSYHYERPYLVRRTQDGLGIKIEKRELSYQEQLTLDERYTSGIPEHIMSKKLKRMRKDAIKRRHKGSSRETWIIMDHLFDARDNGRILFEYIERHPVDGVDAYFALSKRSPHFKQLEHKKNVVDRDSLRYKELFLDADKVIVSHNDEFVYRPFSHANNYMNDIENYKLVFLQHGVLLHDLSKYLRKTVSGIDAFFASSEVERENLVKGNYLYDEHDVRLAGQPRFDLIVSKEKQEKLILVMPTWRSELVLPFEDDGEERMGRRKNPQFSKSDFCRFYNDFFNDTKINATLCRNGYRMVLCLHPALTQQREDFEAGGPVSVLSEFDYADMFNKACLLITDYSSVACDFALRGKPVVYNHFDYAEYFESPDRNNESYDYQKQGFGPICEDKNVLVETVCAYIENNCVREEKYDKRVESFGFVSPGTCCANVVKAIQSLTQL